One Nicotiana tomentosiformis chromosome 4, ASM39032v3, whole genome shotgun sequence genomic window carries:
- the LOC104117138 gene encoding uncharacterized protein, producing MAKKSVDEIQNFQDARWVSPPEALWRIYEFHPSEMQPSVINLELHLPDRQTGIAYVYGFSKFITNLICTHISAAYPVGILLTVTANPREGERYYLRLLLNHVRGPLSFKDLLTVNERQCETFKEAAKERGLLESDNSISECLREAVLFKMPSALKNLFATILVHCNPTDIRKLWETYYEDMSEDFRKIHDNSPVAQLQCTLKSINYFLEGMAKKIDKYDISKLDHERDNGNISECRKIIEERSIKVSPEDSDAQSNLNPEQEQAFKTILQRVDSGRAGLFFVDGPGETGKTFLYRALLANLISRSMIAFSTATSGVAAVILPGDRTTHSRFDIPLQTTDTTITNMSKQSGGAKLIRKSKLIIWDEAPMANRQTIEIVDRSFRDIMDINEPFDGKVMVFGGDFRQVLPVVPKSTRAETINASLVTSYLGNKMEKIQLTRNMRARADPTFNDFLQRIGNGDEPTIRDDMVLLPEKLIIKHDGDSTGEDNLIREIFPSLDEKSSCAKYMTERAILASRNEYVDQLNCNDPTDHFEL from the exons ATGGCGAAAAAGTCGGTTGATGAAATTCAAAATTTTCAAGACGCACGTTGGGTGTCTCCGCCAGAAGCACTATGGAGAATTTATGAATTCCATCCCAGTGAAATGCAACCTTCTGTAATTAACCTTGAACTACATCTCCCGGATAGACAAACAG GTATAGCTTATGTGTATGGTTTTAGCAAATTTATCACTAACTTGATATGTACTCACATATCTGCTGCCTACCCGGTAGG AATTTTACTCACTGTTACAGCTAATCCTAGAGAAGGCGAAAGGTATTATTTGAGACTATTGTTGAATCACGTCAGAGGACCGTTATCGTTTAAAGACTTGCTAACTGTTAATGAAAGACAGTGTGAAACATTCAAAGAAGCTGCAAAAGAAAGAGGTTTGTTAGAATCAGACAACAGCATTTCAGAATGCTTACGTGAAGCAGTCCTTTTCAAAATGCCATCAGCTCTGAAAAATTTATTTGCAACAATTTTGGTTCATTGTAATCCAACGGACATTAGGAAGCTCTGGGAAACCTATTATGAAGACATGTcagaagattttagaaaaatacaTGACAATTCTCCTGTTGCTCAACTCCAATGCACGTTGAAGAGCATCAATTATTTCTTAGAGGGCATGGCCAAGAAAATTGACAAGTATGACATATCTAAACTTGATCATGAGAGGGATAACGGTAATATATCCGAATGCAGAAAAATAATCGAAGAAAGGTCTATAAAAGTGTCCCCGGAAGATTCTGATGCACAATCAAATCTAAATCCTGAACAAGAACAAGCTTTTAAGACTATATTACAGAGAGTCGACTCTGGCAGAGCGGGATTGTTCTTTGTAGATGGACCTGGAGAAACTGGAAAAACATTCCTATATCGTGCGTTGCTTGCAAATCTCATATCAAGAAGCATGATAGCATTTTCAACGGCAACAAGTGGTGTAGCAGCTGTAATTTTACCCGGAGATCGTACAACTCATTCTAGATTCGACATCCCTCTTCAAACAACTGATACAACAATCACAAATATGTCAAAGCAAAGTGGTGGTGCTAAATTGATAAGAAAATCAAAGCTAATAATTTGGGATGAAGCACCTATGGCTAATCGTCAGACAATTGAAATCGTTGATAGGAGCTTCAGAGATATAATGGATATTAATGAACCATTTGATGGAAAAGTCATGGTCTTCGGAGGTGATTTTCGTCAAGTACTACCGGTAGTTCCAAAATCTACAAGAGCTGAAACAATAAATGCAAGCTTAGTAACATCATACTTGGGGAATAAAATGGAAAAGATTCAATTAACAAGAAATATGAGGGCAAGAGCAGATCCAACATTTAACGATTTCTTACAACGGATTGGTAATGGAGATGAACCTACAATAAGAGATGATATGGTCCTTCTTCCAGAAAAATTGATCATCAAACATGATGGTGATAGTACTGGTGAAGataatttaataagagaaatatttccatCTTTAGATGAAAAGTCAAGTTGTGCGAAATATATGACAGAAAGGGCTATTTTGGCTAGCAGAAATGAGTATGTTGATCAActcaattgtaacgacccgaccgatcattttgagctctag